The DNA sequence GTTGCCCTCGAACCAGTACCAGTCGGACGGGTTCTCCTCGGTGCCCTCGTAGGCGAGGATGTGCGTCGCGATGCGGTCGAGGAACCATCGGTCGTGGGTGATGACCACGGCGCAGCCGGGGAACTCGAGCAGCGCGTTCTCCAGGCTGGAGAGCGTCTCGACGTCGAGGTCGTTGGTCGGCTCGTCGAGCAGCAGGAGGTTGCCGCCCTGCTTGAGCGTCAGCGCCAGGTTGAGTCGGTTGCGCTCACCACCGGAGAGGACGCCGGACTTCTTCTGCTGGTCCGGTCCCTTGAACCCGAAGGTGGAGACGTAGGCCCGCGACGGCACCTCGGTCTTGCCGACCTGGATGTAGTCGAGCCCGTCGGAGACGACCTCCCAGACGTTCTTGTTCGGGTCGATGCCGCCACGGGTCTGGTCGACGTAGGAGATCTGCACGGTCTCGCCGACCTTCAGGTCGCCGCCGTCGAGCGGCTCCAGGCCGACGATCGTCTTGAACAGCGTGGTCTTTCCGACGCCGTTCGGGCCGATCACGCCGACGATGCCGTTGCGCGGCAGCGTGAAGCTGAGGCCGTCGATCAGGACGCGGTCGCCGAAGCCCTTCTGCAGGTTCTTCGCGTCGATCACGATCTGGCCGAGGCGCGGCCCCGGCGGGATCTGGATCTCCTCGAAGTCGAGCTTCCTGGTGCGCTCCGCCTCGGCCGCCATCTCCTCGTAGCGCGCCAGACGCGCCTTGGACTTGGCCTGCCGGCCCTTGGCGTTGCTGCGCACCCAGTCGAGCTCGTCGGACAGCCGCTTGGCCAGCTTGGCGTCCTTCTTGCCCTGGACCTCCAGGCGCTCGCGCTTCTTCTCGAGGTAGGTCGAGTAGT is a window from the Leifsonia shinshuensis genome containing:
- the ettA gene encoding energy-dependent translational throttle protein EttA gives rise to the protein MAEYIYSMVRARKAVGDKVILDDVTMAFLPGAKIGVVGPNGAGKSTILKIMAGLDTPSNGEAKLSPGYTVGILMQEPQLDESKTVLENVQEGVGEIKDKVDRFNEISGLLADPDADFDTLLAEMGTLQEQIDAADAWDLDSQLEQAMDALRCPPGDWPVNTLSGGEKRRVALCKLLLQKPDLLLLDEPTNHLDAESVLWLEQHLAKYHGAVLAVTHDRYFLDHVAEWIAEVDRGHLYPYEGNYSTYLEKKRERLEVQGKKDAKLAKRLSDELDWVRSNAKGRQAKSKARLARYEEMAAEAERTRKLDFEEIQIPPGPRLGQIVIDAKNLQKGFGDRVLIDGLSFTLPRNGIVGVIGPNGVGKTTLFKTIVGLEPLDGGDLKVGETVQISYVDQTRGGIDPNKNVWEVVSDGLDYIQVGKTEVPSRAYVSTFGFKGPDQQKKSGVLSGGERNRLNLALTLKQGGNLLLLDEPTNDLDVETLSSLENALLEFPGCAVVITHDRWFLDRIATHILAYEGTEENPSDWYWFEGNFEAYEENKVQRLGADAAKPHRSAYRKLTRD